In the genome of Candidatus Pristimantibacillus lignocellulolyticus, the window AGTTATCTTATTGGTTTTCGAACGATTCCAAGTAATTTCATCTTAGAAGTTAATTTCTTATCTAAGGAAGATCAACGATCGATTATTATTGAGGATGAGCAAGTTAGTGAGATCATAATTTCTATTATCTCTGCATATCGAATATATGCAGCTGTTGATATGACTTCTGATCCAATCCTCCAATTACAATTTGAAAACAATAAGGATCATTTGAATATACATTTTGCATTTAATGGTAGTGTGAACAATCAAGATTTATGGCAACAAAAAATAGAACAGCAGTTGAATGGCGCTAGATCTGTACAAATCATCGGAGCATTATCAGTCGATCAAATTGATTTGCAGATAACTAGAGCGTGAACGGAGGCAATTCATGTTTGTCGATAAAGCTAAGATATTTGTAAAAGGCGGCGACGGTGGTAACGGTCTGATCTCATTCCGACGTGAAAAATACGTTGAAAATGGTGGACCTTACGGTGGTGACGGTGGTAATGGCGGTAATTTGATCTTTCGTGTTGATGAAGGTTTAAGAACGCTAATGGATTTCCGTTATCAAAAACACTTTAAAGCTGACCGTGGGGAACGCGGTAAAGTAAAAGGAATGCACGGAGCAAGTGCAGAAGATACAATTGTACGCATTCCACCTGGAACAACCATCACTGATGATGATACAGGAGAAATAATTGCCGATCTTACAAGACATGGGCAACAAATTATCATTGCCAAAGGTGGACGTGGCGGTCGTGGTAATATGCGTTTTGCTACGCCAACTAATCCAGCTCCATATATTGCGGAGAATGGTGAAACTGGTGAAGAGCATTGGGTTGTTCTTGAGATGAAAGTAATGGCAGATATCGGCTTAGTTGGTTTCCCAAGCGTAGGTAAGTCAACATTGCTTTCAGTAGTTTCAGGAGCGAGACCGAAAATTGGTGCATATCACTTTACAACAATATCACCAAATCTAGGTGTTGTTGAAGTTGGTGATGGAAGAAGCTTTGTAATGGCTGATCTTCCTGGACTAATTGAAGGTGCACATGAAGGTATTGGACTAGGTCATGAATTTTTACGTCATGTAGAGCGTACACGTGTTATTATTCATGTTATTGATATATCAGGAACTGATGGTCGTGATCCATTTGATGATTGGATAAAAATTAATAACGAATTACGTCTTTATAATGAGAAATTAGCTGACAGACCACAAATTATTGCAGCTAATAAAATGGACATGCCACAATCTGCCGATAACTTGGAAATATTCCTAGAGCAATTGAAAGAGTATGATGGCGACAAAGAACATGTTATCGTACCTATTTCTTCATTAACAAGAGATGGTATTAATGAGCTTCTATACAAAGCTGCTGATGTACTGGATATCGTTGAGAAGCAATTGGCCGAAGAACAAGCACAAGATATCGTTCCTGAAGAAGGCGAGCAACGTAAAATATTCAAATATGAGCGTAAGAAAGAATCAAGCTTCAAAATTTCTCGTGATAATGAAGATTATGTGCTTGAAAGTGAAGACGTTGATCGCTTTATGAAACGCTTCAATATGACTAGTTATGATGCCGTAATGAAATTTGCAAAAATGCTACGTAGTATGGGTGTTGATGATGAACTTCGTAGACGTGGTGCAAAAGATGGCGATACGGTTCGTATTGGTGAATATACTTTTGAATTCTTTGAAGGTTCAGATTATGACCCGAATAATTAATAATGAAGAGACGACCAAGGTCGTCTTTTTTTTGTGTCGCCTATTGTAATTAATTAGATAATTCGATATAATGTCCACTATAAGAGAACATATGTCTTTGTTAGGAGGACAATTGATGACCGCTCGATTTTTTGTCGTCCGAGAGGATATATTACCCGAGGCGATCGTTAAGACTATTCAGGTGAAAGAA includes:
- the obgE gene encoding GTPase ObgE, with the protein product MFVDKAKIFVKGGDGGNGLISFRREKYVENGGPYGGDGGNGGNLIFRVDEGLRTLMDFRYQKHFKADRGERGKVKGMHGASAEDTIVRIPPGTTITDDDTGEIIADLTRHGQQIIIAKGGRGGRGNMRFATPTNPAPYIAENGETGEEHWVVLEMKVMADIGLVGFPSVGKSTLLSVVSGARPKIGAYHFTTISPNLGVVEVGDGRSFVMADLPGLIEGAHEGIGLGHEFLRHVERTRVIIHVIDISGTDGRDPFDDWIKINNELRLYNEKLADRPQIIAANKMDMPQSADNLEIFLEQLKEYDGDKEHVIVPISSLTRDGINELLYKAADVLDIVEKQLAEEQAQDIVPEEGEQRKIFKYERKKESSFKISRDNEDYVLESEDVDRFMKRFNMTSYDAVMKFAKMLRSMGVDDELRRRGAKDGDTVRIGEYTFEFFEGSDYDPNN